One part of the Eptesicus fuscus isolate TK198812 chromosome 20, DD_ASM_mEF_20220401, whole genome shotgun sequence genome encodes these proteins:
- the RPL23 gene encoding 60S ribosomal protein L23 isoform X1, translating to MSKRGRGGSSGAKFRISLGLPVGAVINCADNTGAKNLYIISVKGIKGRLNRLPAAGVGDMVMATVKKGKPELRKKVHPAVVIRQRKSYRRKDGVFLYFEDNAGVIVNNKGEMKGSAITGPVAKECADLWPRIASNAGSIA from the exons ATGTCGAAGAGAG GACGTGGTGGGTCCTCCGGGGCGAAATTCCGGATTTCCCTGGGTCTTCCGGTAGGAGCCGTGATCAACTGTGCTGACAACACAG GAGCCAAAAACCTGTACATTATTTCCGTGAAGGGGATCAagggacgactgaacaggcttcCTGCCGCCGGTGTGGGTGACATGGTGATGGCCACAGTAAAAAAAGGCAAACCGGAGCTCAGAAAGAAGG TACATCCAGCGGTGGTAATTAGACAACGGAAGTCATACCGGAGAAAAGATGGCGTGTTTCTTTATTTTGAGGATAATGCGGGGGTCATAGTAAATAATAAAGGGGAAATGAAAG GTTCTGCCATCACAGGACCCGTTGCAAAGGAGTGTGCAGATTTGTGGCCCAGGATTGCATCCAATGCTGGCAGCATTGCATGA
- the RPL23 gene encoding 60S ribosomal protein L23 isoform X2, which translates to MSKRGAKNLYIISVKGIKGRLNRLPAAGVGDMVMATVKKGKPELRKKVHPAVVIRQRKSYRRKDGVFLYFEDNAGVIVNNKGEMKGSAITGPVAKECADLWPRIASNAGSIA; encoded by the exons ATGTCGAAGAGAG GAGCCAAAAACCTGTACATTATTTCCGTGAAGGGGATCAagggacgactgaacaggcttcCTGCCGCCGGTGTGGGTGACATGGTGATGGCCACAGTAAAAAAAGGCAAACCGGAGCTCAGAAAGAAGG TACATCCAGCGGTGGTAATTAGACAACGGAAGTCATACCGGAGAAAAGATGGCGTGTTTCTTTATTTTGAGGATAATGCGGGGGTCATAGTAAATAATAAAGGGGAAATGAAAG GTTCTGCCATCACAGGACCCGTTGCAAAGGAGTGTGCAGATTTGTGGCCCAGGATTGCATCCAATGCTGGCAGCATTGCATGA